Within Paeniglutamicibacter psychrophenolicus, the genomic segment TCTGCAGGATGCGCACATCCTGCTCGGAGAGGACCTCGTCCACGGCAACGAGCACGACGGCGACCTCGGCCTTTTCCAGTGCGGCCTGGGTACGCAGCGAGGCGTAGTAGTCCGAGCCCTGGGCCATGTGCTGGCGGCGGCGGATGCCGGCGGTGTCCACAAAGCGGAAGACCTCGCCGCCGAGCTCCACGAGCTCGTCGACCGGGTCGCGGGTGGTGCCGGCGAGGGTGTCGACGACCACGCGCTCGGAGCCGGCCATCTTGTTCAGCAGCGAGGACTTGCCCACGTTCGGGCGTCCGATCAGCGCGATGCGGCGCGGGCCGCCGCGCGGGATGATGCCGCCGAAGGCGGAGAACTCGGGAAGCTTGGCCACCACGGCGTCCAGCAGGTCGGCCGCGCCGCGGCCGTGCAGGGCCGAAACCGGCCAGGGTTGGCCGAAGCCCAGGCCCCAAAGGAATGAGGCCTCGGATTCCTGGTTGAAGTCGTCGACCTTGTTGGCCACCAGCAGCACCGGCTTCTTCTTCCGGCGCAGCATCTTCACCACGGCCTCGTCGGTGGCGGTTGCGCCGACGCGCGAGTCCACGACAAAGAGGATGACGTCGGCCAGGTCCGCTGCGACCTCGGCCTGCTCGGCGACGCGGGCGTGGATGCCCTTGGCGTCGTGCTCCCAGCCGCCGGTGTCAACGATGGTGAACTTCTTGCCCAGCCACTCGGCCTGGTAGGACACGCGGTCGCGGGTCACGCCCGGGACGTCCTCCACGACGGCCTCGCGGCGGCCCAGGATGCGGTTGACCAGCGTGGACTTGCCCACGTTGGGGCGCCCGATGATGGCCACCACCGGCGGGATGACCTCGTCGGCGTCGTCGTCGAAGTCATCGCCGAGGTGCGCCAGCAGTTCGGCGTCCTCCGGGTCCAGCTCGTAGTCGTCGAGGCCGGCCAGCAGCGCGGTGGCGCGTGCGTCGGCATCCTCGTCGCTGATCTCGGCCAGGCGGTCGGCGATGTGGTCCTCGTTGAACGGGACGTACTCGGCGCCCTCGTCCGGAAGCAGGCTCTCACTCATGGTGTGGTTCCTTTGCGTTGCGTGCCTCCACCAAACGCGGAAGCCGGTATCAATTCAAGCATGTCTCCCGCCCGCGCATTTCGGTGCCTGGGCACCGCTGCCGCGGGCGGGGATGGTGTGATCCGTTGGTGCTGGATCGAAGTGGTGGAGCTAGGCGGCCTGGGCCTTGATGGCTTCGAGGACGGTTTCAACCGTTTGCTCGAAGTCCAGGTCCGAGGAATCCACGGTCACCACGCCGTCGGCGGCGACCTGGAAGTTGACCACGGTCGAGTCCTTGGCGTCGCGGGCGAGCACCTGGGCCTCGAGCTCGGCGGCGGACTGGGTGCCGCCCAGCTGCAGTCCGCGGCGGCGCAGGCGCGCCTCCTCGGAGGCGGTGAGCAGGATGCGGGCATCCGCGTCGGGTGCCACCACGGTGGTGATGTCCCGGCCCTCGGCCACGATGCGCCCGTGTGCCGCGATGATGGCGCGCTGGCGCGCCACCAGCTCCGCGCGTGCCTCAAGGTTCGTCGCGACGGCCGAGACGGCCTCGGAGACGAACGGCTCGCGGATCGCCTCGGTCACGTCGGTGCCGTGGATCGTCACCTTCTCCACGTCGGGATCGGTGGAGATGAACAGGTCGGCGGCCTTCACCGCCGCGGCGACCGCGTCGGCATCGGCCAGGTCGGTGCCGGCATCCAGCGCATGCCAGGTCACGGCGCGGTACATCGCACCGGTGTCCAGGTAGGCGGCACCCAGGCGGCGGGCGGCCTCCTTGGAGACCGAGGACTTGCCGCTTCCGGAGGGGCCGTCGATGGCCACCGTGATTTTCTGCATTACTGCGCAACCTTCCAGCCAAGTGCACTGAGCACTGTGATCAATTCTTCGCGACGTCCCGGGATGACCGAGACATCGACCAGGCCGACCTGGTGGCCGGCGGAGTGTTCGACCCGGAGGTCCTCGACGTTGATGCCGGCATCCCCGATGTCGGCCAGCAGCTTGGCGACCTGCCCGGGCTTGTCCTTCACCACGATGGTGACCAGCGCGAAGGCCTGCGGCGGTGCGCCGTGTTTGCCCGGGATCCGCGCCTGCCCGGCGTTGCCCTCCCCCATCAGCTGGGCGAGGTCCAGCAGCGCGCCGGAGGCCGTCGGGTCCGAGAGGGTGGCCACAAGGCGGTCCAGGTCCTCGCGCATGCCGCGCAGGATCGGGACCAGCGCCCCGGCGTTGTGGCTGAGGATCTGGATCCACAGCTTCGGGTCCGAGGCGGCGATCCGGGTGGTGTCGCGCAGCCCGTTGCCGGCCAGTGCCAGCGAGTGCCCCGGCGCGTTCAGCAGCCGCGAGGCGATCAGCGAGGACGCGACCTGCGGGAAGTGCGAGATCAGCGCGACCGAGGAGTCGTGGTCCTGCGCGTTCATGCGCGAGACCGTGGCTCCCAGGTCGATGGCCAGCGCCTCGGCGGTCTTCACCGAGTCGCCGCGCGACCCCGCGTGCGCGCAGATGACCCACGGCATCGAGGTGAACAGCTCACCGCGGGCCGAGGCCGGGCCTGAGCGTTCGCGCCCGGCCATCGGGTGGGTGCCCACGTAGCGGGCCAGGTGCTCGTCGGTGATGCGTGCATCGGCACGCACCGCCTCGAGGATCGAGCCCTTGACGGAGGCGATGTCCACCACGGTGGACATCGGGTACTCCAGCAACGCCTGGGTGACCACGGCGGCTGTGACATCCGGCGGCGCGGCAACCACCACGAGCTCGGGGGCCAGCGGGCGCCCCGGGACGTGGATGGTGCCGGCGCCGATGTCCTGTGCGACGGTTTGCGCGCTGGGCGAGGGGTCGATGAGCCAGACGTTCAGTCCGCGCTGGCTCAGCCCCAGCCCGACGCTGGTGCCCAGCAGCCCGGTGCCGATGACCAGGATCGGTCCGGCAAGGTGCGTGGTGGGCATGTGGCTACATCCCCACCATTGCCAGCAGGTGCCCGACTTCCTGGTTGCCCAGCGGGCGGATGGTGCCCTGCTTCTGGTCGCCCAGGCGGATCGGCCCGACCTGCACGCGGACCAGGCGGGTGACCGGGTGGCCGACCTCGTCGAAGAGCCGGCGGACGATGCGGTTGCGCCCGGAGTGCAGGATGACCTCCACGAGCACGTGCCCGGGGGTGGAGTCGATCAGCCGGAAGGAGTCGACCGAGGCCCACCCGTCCTCGAGCTTGATGCCCTTCTTCATCTGCGCGCCAATGCCCGAGGGCAGCGTTCCGCGGACCTGCACCAGGTAGGTCTTGGGGACCTCGTAGGACGGGTGGGCCAGGCGGTTGGCGGCCTCGCCGTCGTTGGTCAGCAGCAGCAGGCCCTCGGTCTGGTAGTCCAGCCGGCCCACGTGGAAGAGCCGTGACTGGCCCTGCTTGCGCAGGAAGTCGGCGATGCACTTGCGGCCCTCGGGGTCCTCCATGGTGGAGACCACGTTGCGCGGCTTGTTGAAGACGAAGTACTTCATGTCGGCGTTCAGCTGCAGGCGCATGCCGTCCACGTGCACGGCATCGCGCTCGGGGTCGATGCGGATGCCGGGTTCGGTGATGAGCACGCCGTTGACCTCGACGCGGCCGTTGGCGATCATTTCCTCGCAGACGCGGCGCGAGGCCACACCCGCGTTGGCCATGGCCTTCTGCAGGCGCACGCCCTCGAGGTCCGAGTTCGCGGCGACGGCCTGTGCCCGCTGGGTCGGCCTGGTGCGCACGGCGTCGACCGGGCCCAGGTTCTTCCCGAAGCGTTCCTTGCCGAAGGCCTGGGGTCCGCCGTACTTCTTCTTGCCCGGGGCCCCGGTCTTCTTGGACTGCTTGGGTCCGCCGTGGGCCTTGGACCAGGAACCGGCCGAGGACTCGGTGCCGCGCTCCGAGCCGGATCGCGGGGTGGAGGAGCGTGGGTTTTGGTCGGAACGGCCAGCACCGGTTGCTCCGCGGCCGCGGCCGTTGCCGGAGCCGGAGCCTTGTGGGCGCTGGTTGCCGCGGCTTGGGCGGGATCCCTGGGTCATGATCTGTCCTTATGTTGTTTCGTGGTTCGCCGATTGCCAGGGCGAATCAACGTCGTAGTCGTCGATGTCACCCACTCCGGGAAGATGCGGGGAGATCCTGGGCAGCTCGGAGATACTGCCCAGTCCCAATCTTTCCAGAAAGTACGAGGTGGTCTGATACAACGTGGCACCACTTTCACCGTCGTCGGGTGCTTCGTGGATCAGCCCGCGCGTGAGTAAGGTGCGCACCACCGAATCGACGTTGACCCCGCGAATCGCCGCGATCCTGCCGCGGGAGACCGGTTGCCGGTAGGC encodes:
- the der gene encoding ribosome biogenesis GTPase Der: MSESLLPDEGAEYVPFNEDHIADRLAEISDEDADARATALLAGLDDYELDPEDAELLAHLGDDFDDDADEVIPPVVAIIGRPNVGKSTLVNRILGRREAVVEDVPGVTRDRVSYQAEWLGKKFTIVDTGGWEHDAKGIHARVAEQAEVAADLADVILFVVDSRVGATATDEAVVKMLRRKKKPVLLVANKVDDFNQESEASFLWGLGFGQPWPVSALHGRGAADLLDAVVAKLPEFSAFGGIIPRGGPRRIALIGRPNVGKSSLLNKMAGSERVVVDTLAGTTRDPVDELVELGGEVFRFVDTAGIRRRQHMAQGSDYYASLRTQAALEKAEVAVVLVAVDEVLSEQDVRILQMTIDSGRALVLAFNKWDLMDDDRRRYLEREIETDLAHVEWAPRVNISAKTGWHKDKLVPALHTALESWDKRISTGKLNTFLGELVGAHPHPLRGGKQPRILFGTQVSSRPPRFVLFTTGFLDPGYRRFITRRLRETFGFEGTPIEVAMRVREKRQRSK
- the cmk gene encoding (d)CMP kinase; translation: MQKITVAIDGPSGSGKSSVSKEAARRLGAAYLDTGAMYRAVTWHALDAGTDLADADAVAAAVKAADLFISTDPDVEKVTIHGTDVTEAIREPFVSEAVSAVATNLEARAELVARQRAIIAAHGRIVAEGRDITTVVAPDADARILLTASEEARLRRRGLQLGGTQSAAELEAQVLARDAKDSTVVNFQVAADGVVTVDSSDLDFEQTVETVLEAIKAQAA
- a CDS encoding prephenate dehydrogenase, producing MPTTHLAGPILVIGTGLLGTSVGLGLSQRGLNVWLIDPSPSAQTVAQDIGAGTIHVPGRPLAPELVVVAAPPDVTAAVVTQALLEYPMSTVVDIASVKGSILEAVRADARITDEHLARYVGTHPMAGRERSGPASARGELFTSMPWVICAHAGSRGDSVKTAEALAIDLGATVSRMNAQDHDSSVALISHFPQVASSLIASRLLNAPGHSLALAGNGLRDTTRIAASDPKLWIQILSHNAGALVPILRGMREDLDRLVATLSDPTASGALLDLAQLMGEGNAGQARIPGKHGAPPQAFALVTIVVKDKPGQVAKLLADIGDAGINVEDLRVEHSAGHQVGLVDVSVIPGRREELITVLSALGWKVAQ
- a CDS encoding pseudouridine synthase, whose translation is MTQGSRPSRGNQRPQGSGSGNGRGRGATGAGRSDQNPRSSTPRSGSERGTESSAGSWSKAHGGPKQSKKTGAPGKKKYGGPQAFGKERFGKNLGPVDAVRTRPTQRAQAVAANSDLEGVRLQKAMANAGVASRRVCEEMIANGRVEVNGVLITEPGIRIDPERDAVHVDGMRLQLNADMKYFVFNKPRNVVSTMEDPEGRKCIADFLRKQGQSRLFHVGRLDYQTEGLLLLTNDGEAANRLAHPSYEVPKTYLVQVRGTLPSGIGAQMKKGIKLEDGWASVDSFRLIDSTPGHVLVEVILHSGRNRIVRRLFDEVGHPVTRLVRVQVGPIRLGDQKQGTIRPLGNQEVGHLLAMVGM